The Nitrospira sp. genome window below encodes:
- a CDS encoding AAA family ATPase, which translates to MSFENAACEMPGIQRSTYEPYWGFQRRPFENVPDPTFYVPSVKHEAAMACMLYGIQARKGIVMLTGEIGSGKTLISRAVILKLPRTQYEVGLVSNPTIPGNEFLGEILFQLGLDPGGPRGEQLRRLNDQLLANYHQGIDTVVVVDEAQAIEHDRLFEELRLLSNFQLNDRFLITLVLVGQPELRDRLAQIPQLAQRVAVCHHLERFNRAETKAYIVARLAAVGCTLPIFSSPAISGVFQQTGGVCRLINSLCDLCLYYGSVTGVHRVSRTLVERVAGRMVRARANSGVGACT; encoded by the coding sequence GTGTCGTTCGAGAATGCTGCGTGTGAGATGCCCGGTATTCAGCGGTCAACGTACGAGCCATACTGGGGCTTCCAACGGCGTCCGTTTGAAAATGTGCCGGACCCAACCTTCTACGTGCCGTCCGTAAAACATGAAGCAGCTATGGCCTGCATGCTGTATGGGATTCAGGCTCGTAAAGGAATCGTGATGTTGACCGGCGAGATCGGAAGTGGGAAGACCCTCATCAGTCGAGCGGTCATTTTGAAGCTTCCCCGGACTCAGTACGAGGTCGGTCTTGTCTCTAACCCGACCATTCCTGGGAACGAATTCCTGGGAGAGATTTTATTTCAGCTCGGCTTGGATCCAGGCGGACCCAGAGGCGAGCAACTCCGCCGATTAAACGACCAGCTGCTTGCCAACTATCATCAGGGCATCGACACGGTTGTCGTGGTGGATGAAGCCCAAGCGATCGAGCATGACCGCTTATTTGAGGAATTGCGACTCCTCAGTAATTTCCAGTTGAACGACCGGTTTCTCATCACATTGGTGCTCGTCGGTCAACCAGAACTTCGGGATCGTCTTGCGCAGATTCCCCAGCTCGCGCAGCGTGTGGCCGTCTGCCACCATCTTGAACGCTTCAATCGTGCAGAAACTAAAGCATACATCGTGGCTCGATTGGCTGCCGTGGGTTGTACGTTGCCGATATTTTCGTCTCCCGCGATTTCCGGAGTGTTTCAACAGACCGGTGGAGTCTGCCGGTTAATTAACTCATTGTGTGATTTGTGCCTCTACTATGGAAGTGTCACAGGGGTGCATCGAGTAAGTCGAACGCTCGTTGAACGGGTTGCAGGACGAATGGTTCG
- a CDS encoding response regulator, with product MPKILIADDSIAVRKVAERLLTEAGLGVTLAANGEEALAYLTKERPDVVVSDVIMPDKSGYEVCAFVRGNPTLATTPVLLISGIVNDEVTKQAESCRADGVLKKPFQGTSLKDRVLELMAKRQETPPESTSASRAVSDQPTAAVERVPSIANREQASAHQDVSKLKEMEEQLRAERTRSEDLTKQLSEAAAQLRRAKEFEAQLARERQRASDLEAKLATLEPLASRIPELEAALKAEETQVGTLREEALGARKTSERLTELESALNAERAAAEQLVQQLAELEKSSSKAQDAEVRLIAEQKQVAELQQRVQTLETELTAEQQKLTETVDRLQEVQKTETKVQELEGLLVAERERNEVLSRRVEETEQAAEHATKRFEEMARKLGEIAGLASQLGSGKGQP from the coding sequence ATGCCAAAGATTCTTATAGCCGATGACAGTATCGCAGTTCGAAAAGTCGCTGAACGACTGTTAACCGAGGCTGGACTCGGGGTCACGCTCGCGGCAAACGGCGAAGAAGCCTTGGCCTATCTCACAAAAGAGCGACCGGATGTGGTCGTTTCCGACGTGATCATGCCTGATAAGAGTGGCTATGAAGTCTGTGCGTTTGTCAGAGGGAACCCCACCCTCGCAACGACGCCCGTGCTCCTGATCTCCGGCATCGTCAATGATGAAGTGACCAAACAGGCTGAGTCCTGTCGAGCAGATGGGGTACTAAAAAAACCGTTCCAGGGCACATCGTTGAAAGATCGTGTACTCGAGTTGATGGCAAAACGACAGGAAACCCCACCAGAGTCGACTTCAGCGAGCCGAGCCGTATCAGATCAACCGACAGCGGCTGTCGAACGAGTTCCTTCGATTGCGAATCGTGAGCAAGCGAGCGCGCATCAGGACGTCAGCAAGCTCAAGGAGATGGAGGAGCAACTTCGGGCAGAACGAACGCGATCGGAAGATTTGACAAAACAGCTGTCAGAAGCTGCCGCGCAGCTAAGGAGAGCCAAGGAATTCGAGGCGCAGTTGGCCAGGGAGCGTCAGCGTGCTAGTGATCTTGAAGCGAAACTCGCAACGCTCGAGCCTCTGGCATCAAGAATTCCTGAGTTGGAAGCTGCCCTCAAGGCAGAGGAGACACAGGTAGGGACGCTCAGAGAGGAGGCTCTGGGTGCGCGGAAGACGTCAGAACGCCTTACAGAATTGGAATCTGCGCTGAACGCAGAGCGAGCAGCGGCAGAGCAGCTGGTTCAACAGCTTGCTGAATTGGAAAAGTCCTCATCAAAGGCTCAAGATGCAGAAGTTCGACTCATCGCTGAGCAAAAGCAAGTGGCTGAACTCCAACAGAGAGTCCAGACGCTTGAAACCGAACTCACGGCTGAACAGCAAAAACTCACCGAAACTGTAGACCGGCTGCAGGAGGTGCAGAAGACAGAGACAAAAGTCCAGGAGTTGGAAGGGCTTCTAGTGGCTGAACGTGAGCGGAACGAAGTCCTTTCCCGACGGGTCGAGGAAACTGAGCAGGCGGCTGAACATGCGACTAAACGGTTCGAAGAGATGGCCCGCAAGCTGGGTGAAATTGCAGGGTTGGCCTCTCAGCTTGGAAGTGGAAAAGGACAGCCCTGA
- a CDS encoding chemotaxis protein CheW yields the protein MSIQEQGASASLLHFIIVTIGRRYLAFEAGSIRELLTVQELECSEKPGIREVVDRTVDLIMQLNLTDVPIRPETPVVILTDQGSHCTIRVSHIHGQLEVQPSQILPLPTQFSSVERQWYRGMILFEQSIALILNPTWVLGEHVGSDVTHVQRTALSCMDVRDCAAGERPAC from the coding sequence ATGAGCATCCAGGAACAGGGGGCATCGGCATCGCTACTGCACTTCATCATTGTCACGATTGGCAGGAGGTATCTGGCATTTGAGGCTGGATCGATAAGAGAGCTGCTGACCGTTCAAGAATTGGAATGTAGTGAAAAGCCAGGGATCCGAGAAGTAGTCGACAGAACGGTTGATCTTATCATGCAGTTGAATCTTACCGATGTTCCCATACGTCCAGAGACACCTGTTGTGATACTTACTGATCAAGGGAGCCACTGTACTATTCGTGTCAGTCATATTCATGGGCAATTGGAGGTTCAACCATCGCAAATCCTGCCTCTGCCGACTCAATTCAGCAGCGTAGAACGACAGTGGTATCGAGGCATGATTCTGTTTGAACAAAGCATTGCACTCATCCTCAACCCAACATGGGTTCTTGGGGAACACGTCGGGTCCGATGTGACGCATGTTCAGAGAACCGCGCTGTCCTGTATGGATGTTCGGGACTGTGCTGCGGGTGAGAGGCCAGCATGCTGA
- a CDS encoding Hpt domain-containing protein codes for MGLESDRSDLVRIFVSETSDGLTTLAEALCIAADSIPASHTLQEQYIIAHRIRGAAALYGYEGVSRVAEQLEGILERAVEQLPADWPRVVAVMRETIESLSTLVAFIGQGKDEDHRLVEQCLISLDRLNESSITLSFATTDYVNPLLDQEILSYFIPEAEEYLGAIDELLRTLENTPGDAESIYRLFRATHTLKGSAYTVGFQVIGDVSRPMEDCMIAVREKRLCITSMLLKMMRAAASLIRRLLRKDSAEVSKLQQEVPVLVQQLTQVCEGATVASAQDAVPPSMETTDSSSGHSEADVNVELPVTDLSDDYLIPDLDPEVMSYFVPEAQEYLELLEAELLRLEKDPQDRELVNQLFRTAHTLKGSAYTVGFRSIGDLVHHVEDFMGAVRDGRFSVLPGHADLLLRTIDVVRVLMRRDPGGVIGTRERFRAARAELKKLDQGLPVESTLGPCPADPSAGTDSSGSQREEPHAQEKPQDAKAAEEREVIRVSYARLERLMNLVGELVTGRSRLEQRLQVLEQLSQQVLVFKARLVESVQSFAEKHTFTYRETPSSSIAVPVHAVPAFGDFGSLELDKYDDFNILARRIGEVTADISESMSQLDGSIRRAHEDMSHLQHLTFLMRDEISRARMVPIGTPFTRFRRAIREIARASNKEVSLVTSGEQTEVDTGVVERLVDPLVHLVRNAVYHGIEPAVDRVSRGKPAVGTVYLHAAHRGNSIIIEVEDDGAGLDLAKIRAKAVRMGLAHSQQLQTMSDADALQLIFLPGFSTAEKVGGQAGRGVGLDVVKRVIEEMNGQIEVESMPGLGTKFTLALPLTLLIATALLVRAGTERYAIPLLNIHEVTMPTASSMREVDGRTFLQIAEEAIEVQSLFHVLRRESGPVEWTMPVVVVRTATGPIGLAVDALLGRQEIVIKSLGMLRPLEHSLFGGATIDPEGRVILVIDPARLAPREAKDSGSPSVLTKTADRYDAVVSEEMGSPESQDMRLLLVDDSLSIRKFVGKMLESAGYQIDTAVDGEDGLRKASATSYRMILTDLEMPKLNGFEVIQALRSRPETKQTPIVVMTTRAGDKHRQMALSIGANAYIAKPVEEHVLLREVERWVGQTSVPRR; via the coding sequence ATGGGATTGGAATCCGATCGGAGCGATTTAGTTCGCATCTTCGTCTCAGAAACGTCAGACGGACTGACGACGTTGGCGGAAGCACTGTGCATCGCCGCCGACTCGATTCCTGCCTCTCACACGCTCCAGGAACAGTACATTATTGCCCATCGGATTCGTGGCGCGGCTGCTTTGTACGGCTATGAAGGGGTCTCTCGCGTGGCTGAACAACTTGAGGGGATTCTTGAGCGCGCAGTCGAGCAACTTCCTGCCGATTGGCCTAGGGTCGTTGCAGTCATGAGGGAAACCATAGAGTCCCTGAGTACCCTTGTCGCATTCATTGGCCAGGGAAAGGACGAGGATCACCGTCTGGTTGAGCAATGTCTGATATCTCTGGACCGTTTAAATGAATCGTCGATCACGTTGTCATTCGCCACTACGGACTATGTGAATCCCTTACTTGACCAGGAGATTCTGTCGTATTTCATTCCCGAGGCGGAGGAGTATTTGGGTGCCATTGATGAGTTGCTTCGCACGCTTGAAAACACACCCGGTGATGCAGAGTCAATCTACCGACTTTTTCGAGCCACACATACACTCAAAGGGTCCGCGTACACGGTCGGATTCCAAGTGATTGGGGATGTCTCGCGCCCCATGGAAGATTGCATGATTGCAGTCAGAGAGAAGCGTTTGTGCATTACCTCGATGCTGCTCAAAATGATGCGTGCAGCGGCCAGCCTGATCCGTCGCCTTCTCCGAAAAGATTCGGCCGAGGTGTCGAAACTGCAACAAGAGGTGCCAGTCCTTGTGCAGCAACTGACTCAGGTATGTGAGGGTGCCACCGTCGCTTCTGCGCAAGACGCTGTGCCGCCGAGTATGGAAACGACCGATTCGAGTTCGGGTCACAGTGAGGCGGATGTCAATGTCGAATTACCCGTCACGGACTTATCCGACGACTACCTGATTCCGGACCTAGACCCAGAAGTCATGTCCTACTTTGTCCCTGAAGCCCAAGAGTATCTTGAACTGTTGGAGGCGGAACTTTTGCGCTTGGAGAAGGATCCGCAAGACAGGGAATTGGTGAATCAGCTCTTTCGCACCGCACATACCTTGAAAGGATCTGCCTATACGGTAGGGTTTCGATCTATAGGTGACCTTGTGCATCATGTTGAGGATTTCATGGGGGCGGTACGGGACGGTCGTTTCAGCGTGCTACCCGGGCACGCCGATCTGTTGCTGCGTACAATCGATGTCGTTCGGGTGCTGATGCGAAGAGATCCTGGCGGGGTTATCGGGACGCGGGAACGGTTCCGCGCAGCCCGTGCGGAACTGAAGAAGTTGGATCAAGGCTTGCCCGTTGAGTCGACGTTGGGACCGTGCCCGGCTGATCCATCCGCGGGCACCGATTCTTCAGGTAGTCAGCGAGAAGAGCCGCATGCTCAAGAGAAACCTCAGGATGCAAAGGCTGCTGAAGAGCGTGAGGTAATTCGTGTCAGCTACGCTCGATTAGAGCGACTCATGAATCTTGTTGGAGAACTGGTCACCGGACGCAGCCGATTGGAACAACGTTTACAGGTGTTGGAGCAACTATCGCAACAGGTCCTCGTGTTCAAGGCACGCTTGGTGGAGTCTGTCCAATCGTTCGCCGAGAAGCACACCTTTACGTATCGGGAGACACCCAGCAGTTCGATCGCAGTTCCCGTGCATGCGGTTCCAGCCTTTGGAGATTTTGGTAGTCTCGAGCTCGATAAGTACGACGACTTTAACATCCTCGCCCGACGCATCGGAGAAGTCACGGCCGATATTAGTGAGTCGATGTCACAGCTTGACGGGTCCATTCGACGGGCACATGAGGACATGAGCCATCTGCAACACCTGACGTTCCTCATGCGTGATGAAATTTCTCGAGCACGGATGGTTCCGATCGGGACGCCGTTTACCAGGTTCCGGCGAGCGATCAGGGAAATCGCTCGTGCATCCAACAAAGAAGTGTCCCTTGTGACGTCGGGTGAGCAGACAGAAGTGGATACCGGTGTGGTCGAGCGATTGGTAGATCCTTTGGTACATCTCGTTCGGAATGCGGTCTATCATGGCATCGAGCCGGCAGTCGATCGGGTGTCTAGGGGTAAGCCGGCTGTCGGCACGGTCTATTTGCATGCCGCACATCGTGGCAACTCCATTATCATCGAGGTTGAAGATGATGGTGCGGGGTTAGATCTAGCCAAGATTCGCGCAAAAGCCGTCAGGATGGGGTTGGCTCATTCCCAGCAGCTTCAAACGATGTCGGATGCGGATGCACTCCAATTGATCTTCTTGCCTGGATTTTCGACTGCCGAGAAAGTGGGAGGCCAGGCAGGGCGGGGTGTCGGATTAGATGTTGTCAAACGAGTCATCGAGGAGATGAACGGGCAGATCGAGGTCGAGTCCATGCCTGGACTCGGGACCAAGTTCACCTTAGCCCTTCCGCTCACCTTGCTTATCGCGACCGCATTGCTGGTTCGCGCAGGGACAGAGCGGTATGCGATTCCTCTGCTTAATATCCACGAAGTGACGATGCCTACCGCGTCCTCGATGCGAGAGGTGGATGGGCGGACCTTCTTACAGATCGCAGAAGAAGCCATTGAGGTTCAATCGTTGTTCCACGTGCTCCGGCGGGAGTCCGGACCCGTCGAATGGACTATGCCGGTAGTCGTGGTTCGGACGGCCACCGGTCCGATAGGATTAGCCGTCGATGCACTGCTCGGGAGACAAGAAATCGTCATTAAGTCTCTTGGGATGCTCAGACCGCTTGAGCATTCATTGTTCGGTGGAGCGACGATCGATCCTGAGGGGCGCGTCATTTTGGTCATCGATCCAGCTCGGTTGGCCCCACGAGAGGCAAAGGATTCAGGATCACCCTCGGTCTTGACGAAGACCGCTGATCGATACGACGCAGTTGTCTCGGAAGAAATGGGTTCTCCTGAGTCTCAGGATATGCGTCTATTGCTGGTCGATGATTCGTTGAGTATTCGGAAGTTTGTGGGGAAAATGCTGGAATCTGCGGGATATCAGATCGACACAGCGGTGGACGGGGAAGATGGACTACGGAAAGCGTCAGCGACATCGTATCGAATGATACTCACCGATCTCGAGATGCCAAAGCTAAACGGGTTTGAAGTTATCCAAGCACTCAGGAGCCGTCCTGAAACAAAGCAGACCCCCATCGTGGTGATGACAACGCGCGCTGGGGACAAGCACCGGCAAATGGCCCTTTCTATCGGCGCGAATGCGTACATTGCCAAACCTGTAGAAGAGCACGTGTTGCTACGAGAAGTTGAGCGATGGGTAGGACAGACGTCTGTTCCCCGAAGGTAA
- a CDS encoding MCP four helix bundle domain-containing protein — MPRSSKATVKPTTSWFQNLKTLPKLILGFAAVSVIMVSVGLVGLMGLHKLKGELQSIYNGSTLALSNVGISSTTLGLYHSALLNVGRQTNRSNFEEALVPLAELKRQTLAPLEILQASELHKSSTGRNESKDLAELHQALREYFSAAEGVLRAFADSFGSSLADEQNESMHNLAQSTLSIDVANKYGAATLRVRELMTTIQEVAKELNDNGQAEASYRANIVFIGAVLALILAGAIGYFLARTIARNIVHVADVAQQAAAGNLQARARLESDDEVGHMAKAFNSMLDRITSLVSTEEERDTMQKRLVQFLVLVSDVGKGDLTKRGEVTADMFGNLADGFNLMIQRFAQLMKQVRESAERVNQSAGVLRENAGQMAGTAKHQSDESMKTLGAVEQLAASMRQVAETAEASSESARQVLKATEDGRVAVQETVQDMQRIRSAVQRMSKQVKALGDRSLEISQIVSTIRDIANQTNLLALNAAIEAAGAGEAGARFAVVADQVRKLAESSTQATREIADLVKVIQGETQHAVVAMEHETQAVEAGSASALRTGDVFKEISTIAERSAELAQSIAAAAVNQTASTDQVGRSIKDFTGGAVATQKATDSARATVEDMVKLAESLTASVAQFKLA; from the coding sequence ATGCCAAGGTCTAGCAAGGCGACGGTGAAGCCCACGACATCATGGTTTCAAAACCTCAAGACCTTGCCAAAGTTGATCCTCGGATTTGCTGCCGTGAGTGTCATCATGGTTTCTGTGGGGTTGGTGGGTTTGATGGGGCTTCACAAGCTGAAAGGCGAGTTGCAATCCATTTACAACGGATCAACGCTGGCACTTTCGAACGTTGGGATTAGTAGTACCACTCTTGGGCTCTATCATAGCGCCCTCTTGAATGTGGGAAGGCAAACAAATAGGAGCAATTTTGAAGAGGCGCTAGTCCCACTAGCAGAACTGAAGCGCCAAACCCTTGCTCCGCTCGAAATACTACAGGCATCGGAACTCCACAAATCATCAACCGGGCGCAACGAAAGCAAAGATCTTGCAGAGCTTCATCAAGCATTGCGGGAGTATTTCTCTGCGGCCGAAGGAGTTCTGCGTGCGTTTGCTGACAGTTTTGGGTCTTCGCTTGCCGATGAGCAGAACGAGAGCATGCATAATCTCGCCCAGTCCACGTTGTCGATCGATGTCGCAAACAAATATGGGGCGGCCACACTGCGGGTTCGAGAACTCATGACGACTATCCAGGAAGTAGCGAAAGAGCTGAACGATAACGGACAAGCCGAGGCATCGTACCGTGCCAACATTGTTTTCATTGGCGCCGTGTTGGCTCTGATTCTCGCCGGCGCCATCGGATATTTTCTTGCGCGTACGATTGCCCGCAACATCGTTCATGTGGCCGATGTTGCTCAGCAAGCCGCTGCGGGTAATCTTCAAGCCCGAGCTCGGCTGGAGAGTGATGATGAAGTCGGCCATATGGCCAAGGCGTTCAATTCGATGCTTGACCGAATTACCAGCCTCGTCTCAACAGAGGAAGAGCGAGATACCATGCAAAAGCGCCTCGTTCAATTTCTTGTGCTCGTGTCTGATGTGGGGAAAGGAGATTTGACGAAGCGAGGAGAAGTCACCGCTGATATGTTCGGGAATCTTGCAGATGGTTTCAATCTGATGATCCAACGATTCGCTCAGCTGATGAAGCAAGTGCGAGAATCCGCCGAACGCGTAAACCAATCAGCCGGCGTGTTGCGGGAGAATGCGGGACAGATGGCGGGGACGGCGAAGCATCAATCAGATGAGTCGATGAAGACGCTCGGTGCAGTCGAACAGCTGGCGGCTTCGATGCGGCAGGTGGCTGAAACGGCTGAGGCGTCGTCGGAATCTGCTCGTCAGGTCTTGAAAGCGACGGAAGACGGTCGAGTGGCAGTGCAAGAAACTGTGCAGGATATGCAGCGCATCCGATCCGCGGTACAACGAATGTCGAAACAGGTCAAAGCGCTTGGAGACCGATCTTTGGAGATCTCGCAGATCGTCTCAACCATTCGTGACATCGCCAATCAAACCAATCTCCTGGCGTTAAATGCCGCGATCGAAGCGGCCGGAGCAGGCGAAGCCGGAGCACGATTTGCCGTTGTCGCGGATCAGGTGCGCAAACTCGCAGAGAGCTCGACGCAAGCGACACGAGAGATCGCCGACCTGGTAAAAGTCATTCAGGGTGAAACGCAACACGCGGTGGTCGCAATGGAACATGAAACTCAGGCGGTCGAAGCCGGGTCGGCTTCAGCTCTCCGTACCGGTGACGTGTTTAAGGAGATTTCAACGATTGCAGAACGTTCCGCGGAGCTTGCCCAGAGCATTGCGGCGGCTGCCGTCAATCAGACTGCGTCCACGGATCAAGTGGGTCGTTCCATCAAAGATTTTACCGGTGGAGCCGTGGCGACACAGAAGGCGACGGACTCAGCTCGTGCGACGGTGGAGGATATGGTTAAGCTGGCTGAAAGTCTGACGGCGTCCGTCGCCCAGTTCAAGTTGGCCTAA
- a CDS encoding chemotaxis protein CheW: MMNLPCDLPLLTSDAGLEQAKPTELRRVCLIVLGGESFAIDLRQVREVFELESMTPVPGMPASLVGVANLRGTIVPLADLRQSLGVSLSTTARYVIVVRHDAHQVGLLIDDVPEIRELVTEDMLSDSANIKGGHRFLSGLVRVENRVSGMLAIPSLVASVEDAVMEPGTSEIP; this comes from the coding sequence ATGATGAACTTGCCCTGTGATCTACCGCTGCTCACGTCTGATGCTGGACTCGAGCAAGCCAAACCAACAGAGCTTCGCAGAGTGTGCCTGATTGTCTTAGGAGGTGAGTCATTTGCGATTGATCTTCGCCAAGTCCGCGAAGTGTTCGAGCTAGAGTCAATGACTCCGGTGCCTGGAATGCCGGCCTCGTTGGTTGGTGTCGCGAACCTGCGCGGAACCATTGTCCCACTGGCTGATTTACGGCAGTCCTTGGGCGTCTCGCTGTCTACGACTGCGAGATATGTGATCGTTGTACGTCATGATGCGCATCAGGTCGGTCTCCTGATCGATGATGTCCCTGAGATCCGGGAGCTTGTGACCGAGGACATGCTAAGTGATTCAGCTAATATCAAAGGCGGACATCGTTTTCTATCAGGTCTGGTCAGAGTGGAGAATCGTGTGAGTGGGATGCTGGCAATTCCCTCGCTGGTGGCGTCCGTTGAAGATGCCGTCATGGAACCAGGCACTTCTGAGATCCCATAG
- a CDS encoding response regulator has translation MSKIVVVDDSQAELQLIESYLKAAHHTVVTCPTTDKLEEQILAEQPDLIVMDVVMPGRNGFQACRDLKNDARFSGIPIVLCTSKGQESDKFWGQQQGANGHVVKPFKAEELLQAIKVALR, from the coding sequence ATGAGTAAGATAGTAGTGGTCGATGATTCACAGGCTGAGCTTCAGCTTATTGAGTCATACCTCAAGGCCGCTCACCATACAGTCGTGACATGCCCGACCACAGACAAACTCGAAGAGCAGATTCTTGCAGAACAGCCCGATCTTATCGTCATGGATGTCGTCATGCCCGGACGAAACGGGTTTCAGGCATGTCGGGATCTGAAGAATGATGCGCGCTTTTCGGGCATTCCTATCGTGCTCTGCACGTCAAAAGGACAGGAAAGCGACAAGTTTTGGGGGCAACAACAGGGGGCAAACGGTCATGTGGTCAAGCCATTTAAAGCCGAGGAACTTCTACAAGCCATAAAGGTTGCCCTTCGGTGA
- a CDS encoding cobyric acid synthase, whose protein sequence is MKAKALAILGTGSDVGKSVLAAGICRLLVRGGIRVAPFKAQNMSLNSFVTPKGGEIGRAQALQAAACGIPPHVDMNPILLKPESDRCAQVVVHGQVFGKQEASAYFDGRRTLWSAVTESYRRLASQYEMIVIEGAGSAAEVNLRRQDLVNWPVVEVADAHVLLVADIDRGGIFAQILGTLDLLEPHERERICGLVINKFRGDVQLFADGVKFLESRGGIPVLGVLPYLRDLSLDQEDSLAQLQGQEKPFASDRVNIAVVLLPHMSNFTDFNILSGEDDVALRYVHTPAMVADADIIIIPGSKSTVSDLSYLREQGFVPLLDTHLSNQRELVGICGGYQMLGLKIADPDHVEQGGVCRGLGYLEVETTLKGTKQTTRVQARPTAAFMREVCLVRGYEIHMGVTRRVNEAPCFALLATHEERCDGTIRKDGLVWGTYIHGVFDESGFRRNWLNRVRQRKKLPPLESTVSEMVSARFHDELDRWADHVAHHIDMPHLFNTLRSR, encoded by the coding sequence ATGAAGGCCAAGGCACTTGCCATTCTTGGAACGGGTTCTGATGTGGGGAAGAGCGTCCTGGCTGCCGGAATATGCCGATTACTCGTACGTGGCGGTATCCGTGTGGCGCCGTTCAAAGCTCAGAACATGTCACTGAATTCGTTCGTGACTCCTAAAGGGGGAGAGATCGGGCGGGCCCAGGCCTTACAAGCAGCCGCCTGCGGAATTCCGCCACATGTCGATATGAATCCCATTCTCCTTAAGCCAGAGTCCGACCGATGTGCTCAAGTGGTGGTGCATGGCCAAGTATTCGGGAAACAGGAGGCCTCGGCCTATTTTGATGGAAGGCGGACACTTTGGTCTGCGGTGACCGAGAGTTACCGCCGACTGGCGAGTCAATACGAGATGATTGTGATCGAAGGCGCTGGGAGCGCAGCAGAGGTGAATCTTAGACGACAGGATCTTGTGAACTGGCCTGTCGTTGAAGTGGCCGACGCTCACGTACTGCTCGTGGCCGATATCGACAGAGGCGGTATCTTTGCCCAAATCCTCGGGACATTGGATTTACTGGAACCGCACGAACGGGAGAGGATCTGTGGACTCGTGATTAATAAGTTTCGTGGCGATGTCCAACTATTTGCCGATGGAGTGAAGTTTCTGGAATCGCGTGGAGGGATTCCAGTGCTGGGGGTCCTTCCGTATCTGCGCGACCTCAGTCTCGATCAAGAAGACAGCCTTGCTCAACTTCAAGGCCAGGAAAAACCCTTCGCCTCAGACCGGGTGAATATTGCAGTTGTTTTGTTGCCTCATATGAGCAACTTCACTGATTTCAACATCCTTTCGGGAGAAGACGATGTGGCGTTAAGATATGTACATACGCCGGCCATGGTTGCCGATGCCGATATCATCATTATTCCCGGAAGCAAGAGCACCGTGAGTGACCTTTCCTACTTACGGGAGCAGGGGTTCGTCCCCCTGCTCGATACTCACCTAAGCAACCAGCGAGAGTTAGTCGGGATCTGCGGTGGATATCAAATGCTTGGCCTGAAGATTGCCGATCCTGACCATGTTGAACAAGGCGGGGTCTGTCGCGGATTAGGTTATTTGGAGGTTGAGACAACTCTGAAGGGAACTAAACAGACGACCCGTGTCCAAGCTCGACCAACTGCTGCATTCATGCGAGAAGTCTGTCTGGTCCGTGGGTATGAGATCCATATGGGGGTGACACGACGAGTGAACGAAGCTCCATGCTTCGCTCTTCTCGCGACTCATGAAGAACGTTGTGATGGCACGATTCGGAAGGACGGACTTGTGTGGGGAACATACATCCATGGCGTATTCGACGAATCTGGGTTTCGACGAAACTGGTTGAATCGGGTGCGCCAGAGGAAAAAACTGCCACCGCTTGAGAGCACGGTATCGGAGATGGTCAGTGCGCGTTTCCACGATGAACTCGATCGCTGGGCTGATCACGTAGCCCATCATATAGACATGCCTCATCTTTTCAACACCCTTCGCTCCCGGTAG
- a CDS encoding adenosylcobinamide amidohydrolase, with protein MNTRVRKGVRTPYQVIGRTLVIRLGGRKRVLSSASHGGGLRFASQILNHQVEANGELIKRYPTPSRYLQDLASRLGISGETIGLMTAVPMTQLVTAQTTAQGLWVECFATVGVTNAVNAGEAPVSCARSKRGSRPGTINLVVITNGSLSSAAMVGAVQVVTEAKTGVLRDHAVRSGRTQSLATGTGTDVVVIACASRGEGPHQQYSGTHTVIGSLIGRAVAKCVSQGLAKAEQWQRDSR; from the coding sequence ATGAATACCAGAGTTCGTAAAGGTGTCCGCACTCCGTATCAGGTGATTGGACGCACGCTGGTGATCCGTCTCGGTGGTCGGAAGCGAGTGCTGTCGTCGGCCTCGCATGGCGGCGGGCTGAGGTTCGCATCACAGATTCTTAATCATCAGGTCGAAGCGAATGGGGAGCTCATCAAGCGCTACCCTACGCCTTCGCGCTACCTGCAAGACCTGGCTTCCCGGCTGGGGATCAGTGGCGAAACTATCGGGCTCATGACGGCGGTGCCAATGACACAGCTGGTCACAGCACAGACGACTGCGCAGGGACTTTGGGTGGAATGTTTTGCGACGGTTGGGGTGACCAATGCGGTCAACGCAGGGGAGGCGCCAGTCTCATGCGCCCGATCTAAAAGAGGCAGCAGGCCAGGAACGATTAATCTCGTTGTGATCACCAACGGGAGTCTCTCAAGCGCCGCCATGGTCGGTGCTGTACAGGTCGTGACGGAAGCCAAGACCGGTGTGTTACGGGATCATGCCGTAAGGAGTGGCCGAACTCAGTCTTTGGCGACTGGGACAGGGACGGATGTGGTTGTCATTGCGTGCGCATCGCGTGGAGAGGGACCACATCAACAATACAGCGGGACTCATACGGTTATCGGTTCACTCATCGGAAGAGCCGTAGCCAAATGTGTATCTCAAGGCTTAGCCAAGGCTGAGCAGTGGCAGAGGGATTCCCGATGA